A single region of the Granulicella aggregans genome encodes:
- the murC gene encoding UDP-N-acetylmuramate--L-alanine ligase produces MFLPGHFHFGPTQRIHFIGIGGIGMSGIAEILLTMGYPVSGSDLRRSAVTDRLCGLGARIFEGHVASNASACDVVVTSSAVSPKNPEVIEARARKVPVIQRAEMLAELMRLKYGIAVAGMHGKTTTTSMIAAVLGGGGLDPTVVVGGRVDSMGSNARLGNSQYLVAEADESDRSFLKLSPILGVVTNLDREHMDCYKDMEDVESAFLQFMDGVPFYGATTACLDNAQLASLLPRVRRKVYTYGEAEAADFRLKILAKQPHCHSFFQVTYGGVTMGPFSLHVPGRHNVLNATAAIAIGVQLGVAPEQIMAGLDTFRGVDRRFQIKGVVNGITVVDDYGHHPTEILATLRAARDCGYGRVHLLFQPHRYTRTRDLLAEFAGAFGDADTVQVLDIYAASEEPIPGVTGEALAKTIQQQHPGKVSYAASIPEAVTALVAEAKAGEVIVTLGAGSVSQAAPLLLEALAS; encoded by the coding sequence ATGTTTTTGCCGGGACACTTCCACTTCGGGCCGACCCAACGTATCCACTTCATCGGAATTGGCGGGATCGGCATGAGCGGGATCGCCGAGATCCTGCTGACGATGGGATACCCGGTCTCGGGCTCGGACCTCCGGCGTTCTGCCGTGACCGACCGTCTGTGCGGGCTGGGGGCGCGGATCTTCGAGGGCCACGTGGCGTCGAATGCCTCGGCCTGCGATGTGGTGGTGACGAGTTCGGCCGTGTCTCCGAAGAATCCTGAAGTGATCGAAGCGCGCGCCCGCAAGGTGCCGGTGATTCAGCGAGCGGAGATGCTGGCGGAGCTGATGCGGTTGAAGTATGGCATCGCTGTCGCGGGCATGCACGGCAAGACGACGACTACGTCGATGATCGCGGCAGTGCTGGGCGGGGGGGGGCTTGACCCGACGGTGGTGGTTGGCGGGCGCGTGGATTCGATGGGATCGAATGCGCGGCTTGGGAACTCGCAGTATCTCGTGGCTGAGGCCGATGAGAGCGACCGGTCGTTCCTGAAGCTGTCGCCGATTCTGGGCGTGGTGACAAACCTCGACCGCGAGCACATGGACTGCTACAAGGACATGGAGGACGTGGAGTCGGCGTTCCTGCAGTTCATGGATGGCGTGCCGTTCTATGGAGCGACGACGGCTTGTCTCGACAACGCACAGCTTGCGTCGCTGCTGCCTCGTGTCCGGCGCAAGGTCTATACCTATGGCGAGGCGGAGGCTGCGGACTTCCGGTTGAAGATTCTGGCGAAGCAGCCGCACTGTCACTCGTTCTTTCAAGTGACCTATGGCGGCGTGACGATGGGGCCGTTCAGCCTGCATGTTCCGGGGCGGCATAACGTGTTGAACGCGACGGCGGCGATTGCGATTGGTGTGCAGCTAGGGGTCGCGCCGGAGCAGATTATGGCGGGGCTGGATACGTTTCGTGGGGTCGATCGCCGGTTCCAGATCAAAGGCGTTGTGAATGGGATTACCGTGGTGGACGATTACGGCCACCATCCGACGGAGATTCTGGCGACGCTACGGGCGGCTCGGGATTGCGGCTATGGGCGGGTGCATCTACTGTTCCAGCCACACAGGTACACGCGGACGCGGGATCTGCTGGCGGAGTTTGCCGGGGCGTTTGGCGATGCCGATACGGTGCAGGTACTGGATATCTATGCCGCGAGCGAGGAACCGATTCCTGGAGTTACAGGCGAGGCGCTGGCGAAGACGATTCAGCAGCAGCATCCGGGCAAGGTGAGCTATGCGGCGAGCATTCCGGAGGCGGTGACGGCGCTGGTGGCGGAGGCCAAGGCTGGTGAGGTGATCGTGACGCTGGGGGCGGGGAGTGTGTCGCAGGCGGCACCGTTGCTGCTGGAGGCGCTGGCCTCGTAA
- a CDS encoding Ig-like domain repeat protein, producing MCRERSQPIFPAIKPSAAGRTTPRRNTLSQALLSLFALLAAAAPAFAQSGYSFPASISVGTTSAAQSMTVNIQAAGTVGSISVLTQGTPNLDYSAASGGTCAAGATYSAGATCTVNVSMTPRYPGIRDGAVVLLDGSGDPMGVQFIHGVGVGPLSVLTAGEITTVAGNGHLSTGTTLSTQAVDAVIREPLGEAVDGAGNLYFTDSGDNKIGKVDSTGALTYVAGTGTPGFSPSGTLAVNAQISEPAAILIDGAGNLYFTETGNSTVREIVKSTGLLVTIAGTGTQGYSGDGGLATAAQLNTPQGIALDASMNLFIADTGNNVIRKVSAADGTISTFAGSINPGFAGDGQSAANALFNQPYGISFGSDGTLYIADFLNNRIRTISPAGLVATVAGNGTTGYSGDTREALGATMNHPSAVVVDAGNNFYISDSENNVVRKVNVLSGNITTLAGNSAAGSTGDGVNADSGQPAMNKTYGLVLDSAGDLFIADRLGLRVREVYGNVGRIVYKDIKVTNTSPPVSQTLDNDGNAPLQLTSIAPVSNAAIDTASTTCNTTAAMAPGAECVIGVEFKPMVVGSPITGSISIASNAANSADTVYVSGNSLSIEPTTTTLISSANPSAVGQAVKFTATVSSQASTVSGTVQFFDGTTLIGGAAQILNSTTRSATVTTSSLSLGSHSITAVYSGDNSSATSTSDPLTQIVKQTASLALSSNDNPAHVYDAITFTVAATETPAGGTQPAGNIVFSADGSLLPNGTISLTNGSATYTTSLLAAGSHTITASYAGDINNLAANSNALVQVVNVATTTTTVATSNASVLLTAPVTFTAQVTGGSTSIPTGNIVFKDGTTTIGTIGVNGSGVATLTTSTLSAGTHTITATYQGDTDYNSSTSAPLTQTIQKVATTSALISSANPANAGATVRFTVTVTAANSTSPNISITGPVTLMDGTTVLGTGALAAAGTGPATATVIVPVSTLGTGSHNVTAVYGGDTNYIGSTSSAVSQSIVLATSSMVLSSSASTAIATKPLTFTATLTSTGGTPTGSVTFMDGASAIGTGNVNNGIATITTTALTVGTHTITSVYQGDTNDSAATSNALTITIKAATTAVALTPSQNPTNFGQSLTLTAAVTGNGGTPTGSVTFADGGNNVQTVPVNASGVATYTTSTLTDGTHPFTASYAGDANDLPATSSVLNIQVLQTASLTLTSTSPNPSIARSNVHFVATITALQNIQPTGAITFKDGATVLGTGLISGGTATFDTTSLSVGTHSIIAAYAGDSSTQPITSAAYSQTINAAGASVTLTSSANPATFGTLVTLTASATSTAGALTGTVNFEDNGTTIGSAALSSTGVATFSTSTLAAGNHNIVAAYQGDSNDQPASSSTLVQVVERASTVTLTSSQNPLLTLAPVTITATVANGGGTTPTGTVTFLQDSVAVSTVPVTAAGTATLAVTSLTAGTHSFTATYSGDAINLASTSTALSEVVQLRSTTNALTTSASSLTGGQQLTLISVVRWTGSATPTGTVSFLNGTQTIATAPVDATGVATVTVLLTGTSANLSSIYSGDASYATSTSSPDLVTIGPASNFDFTANPPVFSVATTQHQMMTVTISSLKGFTDTISLGCLGLPLAATCTFSTDQFVLAPGGMQSVQLTVDTGNPLLAGAQAKNEAPKPLGNSAAKLVVACFLPGSLLLGLVGMRFRRLRSFGGLFMLMLLLAGMSTALTGCGAIKLTSTPPGVYNFAITATGKTGVSQSIPVTMTVTQ from the coding sequence ATGTGCAGAGAGCGTTCGCAACCTATCTTCCCGGCCATCAAGCCGTCAGCCGCCGGACGAACGACTCCACGCCGGAACACCCTGTCCCAAGCTCTTCTATCCCTCTTTGCCCTTCTTGCAGCCGCAGCCCCTGCCTTCGCGCAATCGGGCTACTCCTTCCCTGCTTCGATAAGCGTTGGAACCACCTCCGCCGCGCAGTCGATGACGGTCAACATCCAGGCCGCAGGCACCGTGGGTTCGATCAGCGTCCTCACCCAGGGCACGCCCAATCTCGACTACTCCGCCGCCTCAGGCGGCACCTGCGCGGCTGGCGCGACCTACTCCGCAGGCGCAACCTGCACCGTGAACGTCTCCATGACGCCACGCTATCCCGGCATTCGCGATGGCGCGGTCGTCCTGCTCGATGGCTCCGGAGATCCGATGGGCGTGCAGTTCATTCACGGCGTCGGCGTCGGTCCGCTCAGCGTCCTCACCGCTGGAGAGATCACCACCGTCGCCGGCAACGGACATCTCTCCACCGGCACCACCCTCAGCACCCAGGCCGTCGATGCCGTCATCCGCGAACCCCTTGGCGAGGCCGTCGACGGTGCCGGCAATCTCTACTTCACCGACTCCGGCGACAACAAGATCGGCAAGGTCGATTCCACCGGCGCCCTGACCTACGTGGCCGGAACCGGCACGCCGGGCTTCAGCCCCAGCGGCACCCTGGCCGTCAACGCGCAGATCAGTGAACCCGCCGCCATCCTCATCGACGGAGCAGGCAACCTCTACTTCACCGAGACAGGCAACAGCACCGTCCGCGAGATCGTAAAGTCCACCGGTCTTCTCGTCACGATCGCCGGGACCGGCACCCAGGGTTATAGCGGAGACGGCGGCCTCGCCACCGCAGCTCAGCTCAACACGCCCCAGGGTATCGCCCTCGACGCCTCGATGAACCTCTTCATCGCCGACACCGGCAACAACGTCATCCGCAAGGTCAGCGCCGCCGACGGGACCATATCCACCTTTGCCGGAAGCATCAACCCGGGCTTCGCTGGGGATGGCCAGAGCGCGGCCAACGCACTCTTCAACCAGCCCTACGGAATCTCCTTCGGCAGCGATGGCACCCTCTACATCGCGGACTTCCTGAACAACCGCATCCGCACTATCAGCCCCGCCGGCCTCGTCGCTACCGTCGCCGGCAACGGCACCACCGGCTACTCCGGCGACACCCGCGAGGCCCTCGGCGCGACCATGAACCACCCCTCCGCCGTCGTCGTCGACGCGGGCAACAACTTCTACATCTCGGACTCCGAGAACAACGTCGTCCGCAAGGTCAACGTTCTAAGCGGCAACATCACTACTCTGGCCGGAAACTCAGCAGCGGGCTCGACCGGCGACGGAGTCAACGCGGACAGCGGCCAGCCCGCAATGAACAAGACCTACGGCCTCGTTCTCGACTCGGCGGGCGATCTCTTCATCGCCGACCGCCTTGGCCTGCGCGTCCGCGAGGTCTACGGCAACGTCGGCCGCATCGTCTACAAGGACATCAAGGTCACCAACACCTCGCCGCCCGTAAGCCAGACCCTCGACAACGACGGCAACGCACCGCTGCAGTTGACCAGCATCGCTCCCGTCTCGAACGCCGCCATCGATACCGCTTCGACCACCTGCAACACCACGGCAGCTATGGCCCCCGGTGCCGAATGCGTCATCGGCGTGGAGTTCAAGCCCATGGTCGTCGGATCGCCCATCACCGGCTCCATCTCCATCGCCTCGAACGCCGCGAACTCCGCCGACACCGTCTACGTCAGCGGCAACTCGCTCAGCATCGAGCCCACCACCACCACGCTCATCTCCAGCGCCAATCCCTCGGCGGTCGGCCAGGCCGTCAAGTTCACCGCGACGGTCAGCAGCCAGGCAAGCACGGTCTCCGGCACCGTCCAATTCTTCGACGGCACGACTCTGATCGGCGGCGCGGCGCAGATTCTCAACTCGACGACACGCTCGGCGACAGTGACCACTAGCAGCCTGAGCCTCGGCTCGCACTCCATCACCGCCGTCTACTCCGGCGACAACTCCAGCGCCACCAGCACCAGCGATCCCCTCACCCAGATCGTCAAGCAAACCGCCTCGCTCGCACTCTCGTCGAACGACAACCCGGCCCACGTCTACGACGCCATCACCTTCACGGTAGCGGCCACCGAGACGCCCGCAGGCGGTACGCAGCCCGCAGGCAACATCGTCTTCTCCGCTGACGGCTCCCTGCTGCCCAACGGCACCATCTCGCTCACCAACGGCTCAGCGACCTACACCACATCACTGCTCGCCGCCGGATCGCACACCATCACCGCCAGCTACGCGGGCGACATCAACAACCTCGCCGCAAATTCGAATGCGCTCGTCCAGGTCGTCAACGTTGCTACTACGACAACAACGGTCGCGACTTCGAACGCGAGCGTCCTGCTCACCGCTCCCGTAACCTTCACCGCGCAGGTCACCGGAGGCAGCACTTCCATCCCGACCGGCAACATCGTCTTCAAGGACGGCACCACCACCATCGGCACCATCGGGGTAAACGGCTCGGGCGTCGCAACGCTCACCACCTCAACTCTCAGCGCGGGCACGCACACCATCACCGCGACCTACCAGGGCGACACCGACTACAACTCCAGCACCTCAGCGCCACTCACGCAGACCATCCAAAAGGTCGCGACGACCTCCGCCCTCATCTCCAGCGCGAATCCTGCGAACGCCGGCGCTACCGTCCGCTTCACGGTGACCGTCACCGCCGCCAACAGCACCTCGCCGAACATCTCCATCACCGGCCCAGTCACGCTGATGGATGGAACGACCGTACTCGGCACCGGCGCACTTGCGGCTGCCGGCACCGGCCCCGCGACCGCAACCGTCATCGTTCCCGTCTCCACGCTCGGCACCGGATCGCACAACGTCACCGCGGTCTACGGCGGCGACACGAACTACATCGGCAGCACCTCCAGCGCCGTCTCGCAGAGCATCGTCCTCGCCACCTCGAGCATGGTTCTCAGCTCCAGCGCGTCCACCGCCATCGCGACCAAGCCGCTGACCTTCACCGCCACGTTGACCAGCACGGGCGGCACGCCCACCGGCTCCGTCACCTTCATGGACGGTGCCTCCGCGATTGGGACCGGCAACGTCAACAACGGCATCGCCACGATCACCACGACGGCGCTCACTGTAGGCACGCACACCATCACCTCCGTCTACCAGGGCGACACCAACGACTCTGCCGCGACCTCGAACGCGCTCACCATCACCATCAAGGCAGCGACCACAGCCGTCGCCCTAACACCCTCGCAGAACCCCACCAACTTTGGCCAGTCGCTGACGCTCACAGCAGCGGTCACCGGCAATGGCGGCACGCCCACCGGCAGCGTTACCTTCGCTGACGGCGGGAATAACGTCCAGACCGTCCCGGTCAACGCCAGCGGCGTCGCCACCTACACCACTTCGACCCTAACCGACGGCACCCATCCCTTCACGGCAAGCTACGCCGGCGACGCGAACGACCTTCCCGCAACGTCCTCTGTACTGAATATTCAGGTTCTTCAAACCGCGAGCCTCACCCTGACCAGCACCAGCCCGAACCCGTCCATCGCCCGCTCGAACGTCCACTTCGTCGCCACCATCACGGCGCTGCAAAACATACAGCCCACCGGTGCGATCACCTTCAAGGACGGCGCAACCGTGCTCGGCACCGGCCTCATCAGCGGCGGCACGGCGACGTTTGACACCACTTCACTCTCGGTCGGCACGCACTCCATTATTGCCGCCTACGCTGGCGACAGCAGCACGCAGCCCATCACCTCCGCCGCCTACTCGCAGACCATCAACGCAGCGGGCGCATCCGTCACACTCACCTCCAGCGCGAACCCCGCAACCTTCGGGACCTTAGTCACCTTAACTGCCTCCGCGACCAGCACCGCTGGTGCTCTGACCGGCACGGTCAACTTTGAAGACAACGGCACGACCATCGGGTCTGCAGCCCTGAGTTCTACCGGCGTGGCCACCTTCTCCACCTCGACGCTAGCCGCAGGCAACCACAACATCGTCGCAGCCTACCAGGGCGACAGCAACGACCAGCCCGCAAGCTCCTCGACGCTGGTTCAGGTGGTCGAGCGCGCCTCCACCGTCACCCTCACCTCCAGCCAGAATCCGCTGCTCACGCTCGCGCCAGTCACCATCACGGCAACGGTCGCCAACGGCGGCGGCACGACGCCGACCGGCACGGTCACCTTCCTGCAGGACTCGGTCGCCGTCTCGACCGTCCCGGTCACAGCAGCCGGAACGGCAACGCTCGCAGTGACCTCGCTGACCGCCGGCACGCACAGCTTCACCGCGACCTACTCCGGCGACGCGATCAATCTCGCCAGCACCTCGACGGCCCTCAGCGAAGTCGTGCAACTCCGCTCGACCACGAACGCCCTAACCACCTCAGCGTCCTCGCTCACCGGTGGCCAGCAGCTCACGCTGATCTCGGTCGTACGCTGGACTGGTTCGGCCACGCCGACCGGCACCGTCAGCTTCCTCAACGGGACCCAGACCATCGCAACCGCTCCGGTCGATGCTACCGGCGTAGCCACGGTGACGGTTCTGCTCACGGGTACCTCTGCCAATCTCTCCTCGATCTATAGCGGCGACGCTTCCTACGCGACATCGACCTCTTCGCCTGACCTCGTCACCATCGGCCCGGCCTCGAACTTCGACTTCACCGCGAACCCGCCCGTCTTCTCGGTAGCCACCACCCAGCACCAGATGATGACCGTCACCATCTCTTCGCTGAAGGGCTTTACCGACACCATCTCGCTCGGATGCCTCGGCCTTCCCCTCGCCGCCACCTGCACCTTCTCGACCGACCAGTTCGTCCTCGCGCCCGGTGGGATGCAGAGCGTCCAACTCACCGTCGATACCGGCAACCCGCTGCTCGCCGGAGCCCAGGCAAAGAACGAAGCACCCAAGCCCCTCGGCAACTCCGCTGCGAAACTCGTCGTCGCCTGCTTCCTTCCCGGCAGCCTTCTGCTCGGCCTCGTCGGTATGCGCTTCCGCCGACTCCGCAGCTTCGGGGGCCTGTTTATGCTGATGCTTCTACTGGCGGGCATGTCGACGGCCCTGACCGGCTGCGGCGCAATCAAACTCACCAGCACCCCGCCCGGCGTCTACAACTTCGCCATCACGGCAACGGGCAAGACCGGCGTCAGCCAATCCATCCCCGTCACCATGACCGTGACGCAGTAA
- a CDS encoding porin family protein — MTQFRIPAMLKLVLAMLALAASAAAQKLPTATAPGASITVGGTYSAVEAKYPQGVQYGAGAYVDLNFRRSIGLEGEVHFLRENTIAGSHQTTFLVGPRVELHYGRFSPFAKALVGDGKLTFPYNLGYGNYLVVGGGGGIDYQLTENLKLRAVDFEFQYWPSFTLGSISPYGVSVGLSYRFLHTGGWRHHHYR; from the coding sequence ATGACCCAGTTCCGTATCCCGGCCATGCTGAAGCTCGTTCTTGCGATGCTCGCGCTCGCAGCTTCAGCCGCAGCCCAGAAGCTGCCCACGGCCACCGCTCCAGGAGCCTCCATCACCGTTGGCGGCACGTACTCCGCGGTCGAAGCAAAGTACCCGCAGGGCGTCCAGTACGGCGCAGGTGCCTACGTCGACCTTAATTTCCGCCGCTCCATCGGTCTCGAAGGCGAGGTCCACTTCCTTCGCGAGAACACCATCGCCGGCTCCCACCAGACCACCTTCCTCGTAGGCCCACGCGTAGAGCTGCACTACGGTCGCTTCTCACCCTTTGCCAAGGCCCTCGTCGGGGACGGCAAGCTCACATTCCCCTATAACCTCGGCTACGGCAACTATCTCGTGGTCGGCGGCGGCGGCGGAATCGACTACCAGCTCACCGAAAACCTCAAGCTCCGCGCCGTCGACTTCGAGTTCCAGTACTGGCCCAGCTTCACCCTCGGCTCTATCTCGCCCTACGGCGTCAGTGTCGGCCTCAGCTACCGCTTCCTCCACACCGGCGGTTGGCGTCACCATCACTACCGGTAG
- a CDS encoding ethanolamine ammonia-lyase subunit EutB has translation MAFTSTIGSQRYTFPTLTRLLAKATPARSGDELAGIAATSAQERIAAQLAVADLPLKHFLTEPIIPYETDEVTRLIIDSHDATAFAQISHLTVGDLRDFLLSNEVTGEVLASLKWALTPEMVAAVSKIMRVQDLIAVARKIRVVTRFRTTVGLPGRLSTRLQPNHPTDDPRGIAASMLDGLMLGSGDAVIGINPVSDSAQRVTQLLELIDRARLRYSIPTQSCVLAHITTQMEAMRQGAPLDLLFQSVGGTEATNTSFGVSLSLLEEANQQARSLNRGGIREETGGENLFYFETGQGSALSANAHLGADGLGVDQQTIEARAYAIARHFSPMLVNTVVGFIGPEYLYDGKQIARAGLEDHFCGKLLGLPMGCDICYTNHAEADQDDMDSLLTLLGTAGVNFIMGVPGADDIMLNYQSTSFHDALYIREVLGLKPAPEFESWLESASFPQLRAQGLLS, from the coding sequence ATGGCCTTCACCTCCACAATCGGCAGCCAGCGTTACACCTTCCCGACCCTCACACGCCTTCTCGCCAAAGCGACACCAGCCCGTTCCGGCGACGAACTAGCAGGCATCGCCGCGACCAGCGCCCAGGAGCGCATCGCTGCCCAGCTGGCCGTCGCCGATCTCCCCCTCAAACACTTCCTCACCGAGCCCATCATCCCCTACGAGACCGACGAGGTAACCCGCCTTATCATCGACTCGCATGACGCAACCGCCTTCGCCCAGATCAGCCACCTGACCGTCGGCGACCTCCGCGACTTCCTGCTCTCAAACGAAGTCACCGGCGAAGTCCTCGCCTCGCTCAAGTGGGCCTTGACACCAGAGATGGTCGCCGCCGTCTCGAAGATCATGCGCGTCCAGGACCTCATCGCCGTCGCTCGCAAGATCCGCGTCGTCACCCGCTTCCGCACGACAGTAGGACTACCAGGACGCCTCTCGACGCGCCTCCAGCCCAACCACCCCACCGACGATCCACGCGGCATCGCCGCATCCATGCTTGACGGCTTGATGCTCGGCTCCGGCGACGCCGTCATCGGCATCAATCCTGTCTCGGACAGCGCCCAGCGCGTCACGCAACTGCTTGAACTCATCGACCGCGCCCGCCTGCGCTACAGCATCCCCACGCAGTCCTGCGTCCTCGCCCACATCACCACGCAGATGGAGGCGATGCGCCAGGGAGCTCCGCTCGACCTGCTCTTCCAGTCTGTAGGAGGAACAGAGGCGACCAACACCAGCTTTGGCGTCTCTTTATCTCTGCTCGAAGAAGCCAACCAACAAGCCCGCTCGCTGAATCGCGGCGGCATCAGAGAAGAGACAGGCGGCGAGAACCTCTTCTACTTTGAGACTGGTCAAGGCTCAGCCCTCTCAGCCAACGCGCACCTCGGTGCAGACGGCCTCGGCGTCGACCAGCAGACCATTGAGGCTCGCGCCTACGCCATCGCCCGCCACTTCAGCCCCATGCTGGTGAACACGGTCGTCGGCTTCATCGGGCCCGAATATCTCTACGACGGCAAACAGATCGCCCGCGCCGGCCTCGAAGACCACTTCTGCGGCAAACTTCTTGGTCTGCCCATGGGCTGCGACATCTGCTACACCAACCACGCCGAAGCCGACCAAGACGACATGGACTCGCTCCTCACGCTGCTAGGCACAGCGGGCGTGAACTTCATCATGGGCGTGCCTGGAGCGGACGACATCATGCTCAACTACCAGTCAACCAGCTTCCACGATGCGCTGTATATCCGCGAAGTATTGGGTCTGAAGCCCGCGCCGGAGTTTGAGTCATGGCTTGAGTCAGCGAGCTTTCCTCAATTGCGGGCACAGGGACTCTTGTCCTAA
- a CDS encoding methyl-accepting chemotaxis protein, which produces MTLGKKLSWCFGGSSLLCAALGLFGWFGVTKTLQELETSVQITAKKLALGSDLRYAILTIRFSERGTLVFGSIHAQEKVALNEEQLTKAKDRLADDIAAFRPLIQDQREAELLDTIDRSMKQYVADQQEIYRKVQDDHLPEAIQMDATRLFGPGSEAIKAADELEGKQQAFYDGAAQRARDVAVTSRIAISVLLALALVLGSISIVIVRRASGELVVIAGNLGSGTELVSSAATEILAASQALAQGSSRQAASIEETSAASHEISAMAKRNSDHTRSVSDLVGHSEQMVETTNGYLEEMVVSMEEIGQSSDKISKIIKVIDSIAFQTNILALNAAVEAARAGVAGAGFAVVADEVRSLAQRSAEAAKNTAALIDESIEKSSTGKSKVDRVVVAVRGITEDSRKIKNLIDEMTQGTGEQSRGLEQVDRALSQMEQIAQSTAANAEQSAATARSLNSQSEALRHDMSSLGAMVGA; this is translated from the coding sequence ATGACGTTGGGCAAGAAGCTGTCTTGGTGTTTTGGGGGGAGCAGTCTTCTCTGCGCCGCTCTGGGCCTGTTTGGATGGTTCGGGGTGACCAAAACTCTTCAAGAGCTGGAAACGTCCGTCCAGATTACGGCGAAGAAGCTCGCGCTGGGTTCAGACCTTCGGTACGCCATTCTTACGATTCGATTCTCCGAGCGCGGCACTCTTGTATTCGGAAGTATTCACGCACAGGAGAAAGTTGCCCTGAACGAGGAGCAATTGACCAAGGCGAAGGACCGCCTGGCTGACGACATCGCCGCCTTTCGTCCCCTGATCCAGGACCAGCGGGAAGCTGAACTACTGGATACCATCGATCGCTCGATGAAACAGTATGTCGCTGACCAGCAGGAGATCTATCGGAAGGTGCAGGACGATCATTTGCCGGAGGCGATCCAGATGGACGCGACCCGCCTGTTCGGCCCGGGAAGCGAAGCCATCAAGGCTGCCGATGAGCTGGAAGGGAAGCAGCAGGCCTTCTACGATGGGGCTGCACAGCGTGCCCGAGACGTCGCCGTCACGAGCCGCATCGCGATCAGCGTGTTGCTGGCCTTGGCGCTTGTGCTGGGAAGCATCTCCATTGTGATCGTGCGGCGGGCGAGCGGTGAACTGGTGGTGATCGCGGGGAACCTTGGCAGCGGGACGGAGCTAGTCAGCTCCGCTGCGACCGAGATACTTGCCGCGAGCCAGGCGCTGGCACAGGGCTCTTCTCGGCAGGCGGCTTCGATTGAGGAGACCTCCGCGGCCAGTCACGAGATCAGCGCCATGGCCAAGAGGAACTCGGACCACACTCGCTCGGTCTCTGATCTTGTCGGCCATTCGGAGCAGATGGTCGAGACCACAAACGGTTATCTCGAGGAGATGGTCGTTTCGATGGAGGAGATCGGTCAATCCAGCGACAAGATCTCAAAGATAATCAAGGTGATCGACTCCATTGCCTTCCAGACCAACATTCTTGCACTGAACGCTGCTGTGGAAGCGGCGCGCGCAGGAGTGGCCGGAGCGGGATTCGCGGTGGTAGCCGACGAGGTGCGCAGTTTGGCGCAGAGGTCTGCTGAAGCCGCAAAGAACACGGCTGCTTTGATCGATGAGTCCATTGAAAAATCGAGCACAGGCAAGTCAAAGGTGGACCGCGTCGTTGTTGCCGTGCGCGGGATCACGGAAGATTCTCGAAAGATCAAGAACCTGATCGATGAGATGACCCAGGGAACCGGAGAACAGTCTCGGGGCCTGGAGCAAGTCGATCGGGCGCTGTCTCAGATGGAGCAGATTGCGCAATCGACTGCGGCCAATGCGGAACAAAGCGCTGCAACGGCAAGGTCGTTGAACTCGCAATCCGAGGCGCTGAGGCACGATATGAGTAGCCTCGGAGCAATGGTCGGGGCGTAA
- a CDS encoding proline dehydrogenase family protein: MSVDDALRAAVALNREGIAVSLDSLGESVMTEAEARESAAIYHDLLDAIEQRQLNANVSVKLTQMGMDFDPALAEAIVQEMVEHAAHADSFVRVDMEGTPLTEATLQLVERIHAKPGLFGRVGAVLQAYLYRTEKDTERLLAQGIRIRLCKGAYKEGPEHAFPLKAEVDANYVKLMARMTTFIHPELKRPVFCGLATHDERIIDTMVRYVQQQGILKSSFEFQMLYGIRRDLQRKLVKEGFGVRVYVPFGAEWYPYFMRRLAERPANVIFLVKNFFKS, translated from the coding sequence ATGTCGGTTGACGACGCGCTGCGAGCGGCTGTCGCTCTGAACCGTGAAGGGATCGCCGTCTCGCTCGACTCGTTGGGCGAGAGCGTGATGACCGAGGCCGAGGCGCGCGAGTCCGCGGCGATCTACCACGATCTGCTGGACGCGATTGAGCAGCGCCAACTGAACGCCAATGTGAGCGTGAAGCTGACGCAGATGGGAATGGACTTCGACCCGGCGCTGGCGGAGGCGATTGTGCAGGAGATGGTGGAGCACGCGGCCCATGCGGACTCGTTTGTGCGCGTGGACATGGAGGGAACTCCGCTCACCGAAGCGACGCTGCAATTGGTCGAGCGCATTCATGCTAAGCCGGGATTGTTTGGACGCGTCGGTGCAGTGCTGCAGGCGTATCTCTATCGCACGGAGAAGGACACGGAAAGGCTGCTGGCTCAGGGCATTCGCATCCGGCTGTGCAAGGGAGCGTACAAGGAAGGCCCGGAGCATGCGTTTCCATTGAAGGCCGAGGTCGACGCAAACTACGTTAAGCTGATGGCTCGGATGACGACGTTTATTCATCCGGAATTGAAGCGGCCTGTCTTCTGCGGACTCGCAACACACGATGAACGGATCATCGACACGATGGTGCGCTATGTGCAGCAGCAGGGGATTCTGAAGAGCTCGTTTGAGTTCCAGATGCTGTATGGGATTCGGCGGGACCTGCAGCGGAAGCTGGTGAAGGAAGGGTTCGGGGTGCGGGTGTACGTGCCGTTTGGAGCGGAGTGGTATCCGTACTTCATGCGGAGGCTGGCGGAGCGGCCGGCGAATGTGATCTTTCTGGTGAAGAACTTCTTCAAAAGCTGA